One region of Chryseobacterium sp. C-71 genomic DNA includes:
- a CDS encoding helix-turn-helix transcriptional regulator, whose amino-acid sequence MKNTIKIERAVKNITQEDLAKKIGVSRQTINAMEAGKYVPSTVLALKIAKYFDKKVENIFELEDGD is encoded by the coding sequence ATGAAAAACACAATCAAGATAGAAAGAGCAGTAAAGAATATCACACAAGAAGATTTGGCAAAAAAAATTGGCGTCTCAAGACAGACCATCAATGCCATGGAAGCTGGAAAATATGTTCCATCAACAGTTTTAGCTTTAAAGATTGCGAAATATTTTGACAAAAAAGTGGAGAATATTTTTGAGTTGGAGGATGGAGATTAG
- a CDS encoding peptide MFS transporter: MNLTLDEIQNFKGKYPKQIWSLFFSEMWERFCFYGMRGMLVFFMISQLNFHEKEANLQYGATQAFVYAFTFVGGLFADKILGFRKSLFWGGLLMIIGSLILATDPHQFFFLGIAFTVVGTGFFKPNISSMVGQLYKPNDSRADAGFSLFYAGINLGALLGGYLCIAIGKGELFGSIISESMRWNVAFGLAAIVMVISLINFVFTQRSLGTIGLQPGHPDNEVKSTPMPKYKEYGVYILSLIFIPIIMTMVSVPEYTDYFMWTVGPLTLIYLFYEMSKVTPAERKKLWAALVFILFSILFWGIYEQSGGSLSIFAAKNLNKDLLGLDPNGVNNSGGAFFIIFLAPLLGLLWIWMSKRKIEPNTIIKFGLGFIFLGLGYYVLFATRFFADLQGITSLNFFTIALLVITLGELCLSPIGLSIMTKLSTKNLQGMMMGMWFLASAYGQYVAGIIGAGLATAKEGSTNYDALITYTEGYKQLALYAVIAGVVLILISPLVKKLMQEVK, from the coding sequence ATGAATCTAACTTTAGACGAAATCCAAAACTTCAAAGGAAAATATCCAAAACAAATCTGGTCACTCTTTTTCTCAGAAATGTGGGAACGTTTCTGCTTCTACGGAATGCGCGGAATGCTTGTCTTCTTTATGATTTCACAATTGAACTTTCATGAAAAAGAAGCAAACCTACAGTATGGAGCAACTCAGGCTTTCGTTTATGCTTTTACCTTTGTAGGCGGACTTTTTGCCGATAAAATTTTAGGTTTCAGAAAATCACTTTTTTGGGGTGGGCTTTTAATGATTATTGGAAGTTTAATTTTAGCCACAGATCCGCATCAATTTTTCTTTTTAGGAATCGCTTTTACAGTTGTAGGAACAGGTTTTTTTAAGCCAAATATTTCTTCTATGGTGGGTCAGCTTTACAAGCCCAATGATTCTAGAGCAGATGCAGGATTCTCACTTTTTTATGCGGGAATTAATCTTGGGGCATTACTTGGTGGTTATTTATGCATCGCAATCGGTAAGGGCGAACTATTTGGAAGTATTATTTCAGAAAGTATGAGATGGAATGTTGCTTTTGGTTTGGCTGCAATTGTAATGGTCATCAGTTTAATTAATTTCGTATTTACTCAAAGAAGTTTAGGAACAATCGGGCTTCAGCCAGGTCATCCTGACAACGAAGTCAAATCTACACCTATGCCTAAATACAAAGAGTATGGAGTGTATATCTTATCATTAATATTTATTCCGATTATAATGACGATGGTTTCCGTTCCGGAATATACAGATTATTTCATGTGGACTGTCGGCCCATTGACGCTAATTTATTTATTTTATGAAATGTCTAAAGTAACACCAGCCGAGCGTAAAAAACTTTGGGCAGCTTTAGTTTTCATTTTATTTTCAATCTTATTTTGGGGAATTTATGAGCAAAGTGGAGGTTCACTAAGTATTTTCGCTGCAAAGAATTTAAATAAAGACCTTTTAGGACTAGACCCGAATGGCGTTAATAATTCCGGAGGAGCATTTTTTATTATTTTCTTAGCACCACTTCTTGGATTATTATGGATTTGGATGAGCAAAAGAAAAATAGAACCCAATACCATCATTAAGTTCGGTTTAGGATTTATTTTCCTCGGATTGGGTTATTATGTACTTTTTGCCACAAGATTTTTCGCAGATTTGCAGGGAATCACCTCATTGAATTTCTTCACAATAGCTTTATTGGTCATTACTTTAGGAGAACTTTGTCTCTCTCCTATCGGATTATCAATTATGACCAAACTTTCCACCAAAAACCTTCAGGGAATGATGATGGGAATGTGGTTTCTTGCTTCAGCTTACGGACAATACGTTGCAGGAATTATTGGGGCAGGACTAGCAACAGCTAAAGAGGGTTCCACCAACTACGATGCATTGATTACGTACACAGAAGGTTATAAACAATTGGCTCTGTATGCAGTAATTGCCGGAGTGGTACTGATTTTGATATCACCATTAGTCAAAAAGCTCATGCAGGAAGTAAAATAG
- the recG gene encoding ATP-dependent DNA helicase RecG, which yields MTLETSIEFVKGIGPERAKLIKNVLGMSTVEDLLHFYPIRYIDKNKLYKIGSLQESNIEIQLKGKISNVQEIHNGKIKRLTAKFNDSTGSMDLVWFQYSKWLKEQLPVNREVFIFGKINAFNNQFSMPHPEIELDENKEKDNRLRPIYSSSEKLTKRGLNQKFFQVILRNICKEIPNLIQENLPDYLIKSMKFLSRQQTYLNIHFPENLEYCDKANFRLKFEESFFFQLGFGLKKAHHKTKSQGNPFPIVGDYFTDFYENHLPFELTNAQKRVLKEIRLDMKKPIQMNRLLQGDVGSGKTMVALLTMLIALDNGFQSCLMAPTEILAQQHYNGIKDLLKDTEIKVNILTGSVKASARKIIHEELENGELSILIGTHAVLEDKVKFKNLGLAIIDEQHRFGVAQRAKLWAKNKIPPHILVMTATPIPRTLAMSFYSDLDVSVIDEMPVGRKPIITAHRREKDRAYVYNFCHEEIRKGRQIYFVYPLIEESETLDYKNLMEGLEHVMENFSNYNVTMLHGKMKPDEKDEAMNYFASGKSQIMVATTVIEVGVNVPNASVMVIESAERFGLSQLHQLRGRVGRGAEQSYCILMTSDKLSTESRTRIKTMTETNDGFKISEVDMQLRGPGDILGTQQSGVVDFKKLDLVNDSAIIKNTKNMVEKILEADPLLTRTEHQIIKNYYLQYYKGKNKWSKIS from the coding sequence TTGACTTTAGAAACCTCTATAGAATTTGTAAAAGGAATCGGTCCTGAACGAGCCAAACTCATCAAAAATGTGTTGGGAATGTCTACTGTGGAAGACCTTCTGCACTTCTATCCTATCCGTTACATAGACAAAAATAAGCTGTACAAAATAGGAAGTCTTCAGGAAAGCAATATCGAAATTCAGCTAAAAGGAAAAATCTCTAATGTACAAGAAATTCACAACGGTAAAATAAAAAGACTGACCGCAAAATTCAATGACAGTACTGGAAGTATGGATTTGGTGTGGTTTCAGTATTCAAAATGGCTGAAAGAACAACTTCCGGTAAATCGTGAGGTTTTTATATTCGGAAAAATTAATGCTTTCAACAATCAATTCTCGATGCCACATCCTGAAATTGAACTGGATGAGAACAAAGAAAAAGACAACAGATTAAGACCCATTTATTCAAGTTCAGAGAAATTAACGAAAAGAGGTTTGAATCAGAAATTTTTTCAGGTGATTTTAAGAAATATCTGCAAAGAAATTCCAAACCTAATTCAGGAAAATCTACCGGACTATCTTATCAAATCGATGAAATTCTTATCGAGACAGCAAACTTATCTGAACATTCACTTTCCGGAAAATTTAGAATATTGTGACAAGGCTAATTTTAGATTAAAATTTGAAGAATCTTTCTTTTTTCAATTGGGTTTTGGTTTAAAAAAAGCTCACCACAAAACAAAATCACAAGGAAATCCGTTCCCAATTGTTGGTGATTATTTCACTGACTTTTATGAAAATCATCTTCCTTTTGAACTCACCAATGCACAAAAAAGAGTTTTAAAGGAAATCAGGTTGGATATGAAAAAGCCCATCCAGATGAATCGACTTTTACAAGGTGATGTAGGTTCCGGTAAAACTATGGTCGCTTTACTGACGATGCTGATTGCTCTTGACAATGGTTTTCAAAGCTGTCTAATGGCTCCGACAGAAATTCTTGCTCAGCAACATTATAACGGCATCAAAGATTTACTGAAAGACACAGAAATCAAAGTTAATATTCTTACAGGTTCTGTAAAAGCTTCTGCCCGGAAAATTATTCACGAAGAATTGGAAAATGGTGAACTTTCAATTTTGATAGGAACTCACGCCGTTTTGGAAGATAAGGTTAAATTTAAAAATCTTGGTCTTGCCATCATCGACGAACAACACCGATTTGGTGTGGCACAAAGAGCAAAACTTTGGGCAAAAAATAAAATCCCGCCTCATATTCTTGTAATGACTGCAACGCCAATCCCAAGGACTTTGGCGATGAGTTTTTATTCTGATCTGGATGTTTCTGTGATAGACGAAATGCCTGTTGGGAGAAAACCGATTATCACCGCTCATCGTAGAGAAAAAGACCGAGCTTACGTTTACAATTTCTGTCATGAAGAAATTCGCAAAGGCAGACAAATCTATTTCGTTTATCCGCTAATCGAAGAATCTGAAACGTTGGATTATAAAAATCTAATGGAAGGTTTAGAACATGTAATGGAAAATTTTTCAAATTACAACGTCACCATGCTTCACGGGAAAATGAAACCTGACGAAAAAGACGAAGCCATGAATTATTTTGCATCAGGAAAATCTCAGATTATGGTTGCTACGACAGTTATTGAAGTCGGGGTCAATGTTCCGAATGCTTCTGTGATGGTCATAGAAAGTGCCGAGAGATTTGGTTTGTCACAGCTTCATCAGTTGCGTGGTCGTGTAGGAAGAGGTGCCGAACAGAGCTATTGTATCCTAATGACTTCGGATAAACTATCGACCGAAAGCCGTACCAGAATTAAAACGATGACCGAAACCAATGATGGTTTTAAAATTTCTGAGGTTGATATGCAGTTGCGTGGTCCCGGTGATATTTTGGGAACTCAGCAGAGCGGGGTTGTCGATTTCAAAAAATTGGATTTGGTAAATGACTCTGCCATCATTAAAAACACTAAAAATATGGTTGAAAAAATTCTGGAAGCCGATCCTTTATTGACAAGAACTGAGCATCAGATTATTAAGAACTACTATCTTCAGTATTATAAAGGAAAAAATAAGTGGAGTAAGATTTCATAA
- a CDS encoding DUF72 domain-containing protein: MKFGQVEDPSKIDFTLPKDHSRTKEILKQNKKGLENISIGCAKWNKTDLKGFYPKGTKDELTYYATQFNSIELNATFYGMPTSEQVLTWKEKTPADFKFFPKITNTVSHFRRLLNIDDVVTQFATAVLNFDEKLGMVFLQLHDNFKPKDYERLEQFVNKWPKEVPLAIELRNTEWFTDEEIFDKTCQLFEDNNITNIIVDTAGRRDMLHMRLTTPNAFIRYVGANAESDYERLDDWLKHLTKWKKEGLQNLYFFVHQNLEKASPLLSSYFIENMNKEWKTEIIVPKMGQEKMPSLF, from the coding sequence ATGAAATTCGGACAAGTAGAAGACCCATCAAAGATAGATTTTACGTTACCAAAAGATCATTCGAGAACCAAAGAAATTTTGAAGCAAAATAAAAAAGGGCTTGAAAACATTTCCATTGGCTGTGCAAAATGGAATAAAACTGACTTGAAAGGTTTCTATCCAAAAGGAACAAAAGATGAGCTGACTTATTATGCAACACAGTTCAATTCAATCGAACTGAATGCAACATTCTACGGAATGCCGACTTCAGAACAGGTTTTGACATGGAAAGAAAAAACACCGGCAGATTTTAAGTTTTTCCCAAAAATCACCAATACGGTTTCGCATTTCAGAAGACTTTTAAATATTGATGATGTCGTGACGCAGTTTGCAACGGCAGTTTTAAATTTCGATGAAAAATTAGGAATGGTTTTCTTACAGCTTCACGATAATTTTAAACCTAAAGATTACGAAAGACTTGAGCAATTTGTGAATAAATGGCCTAAAGAAGTTCCTTTAGCCATCGAACTCCGAAATACCGAATGGTTTACTGATGAAGAGATTTTCGATAAAACCTGCCAGCTTTTTGAAGATAATAACATCACAAACATTATTGTAGATACTGCCGGAAGAAGAGATATGCTTCACATGCGTCTTACCACTCCGAATGCGTTTATCAGGTATGTTGGTGCCAACGCTGAAAGCGATTACGAAAGATTAGATGATTGGTTGAAACATTTAACAAAATGGAAAAAAGAAGGTTTGCAGAATTTATATTTTTTTGTACACCAAAATCTTGAAAAAGCTTCACCTTTGCTTTCTTCTTATTTTATTGAAAACATGAATAAAGAATGGAAAACTGAGATTATTGTACCAAAAATGGGACAGGAAAAGATGCCAAGTTTATTTTAA
- a CDS encoding thioredoxin fold domain-containing protein: MKKISTILFLFFISLNFAQVKWMTIEEALAAQKIQPKKILIDFYADWCGPCKIMDKKTYGHAVISDFLNQNYYPVKFDAEDKRTLEIFGRSFSNENKAHKKGRNSLHEFTQFMNVGAVPSTVFLDENGAPITILQGELSAKELEPYLSLISNDLYKKIKTREEWEDYQKKFKSNIKD; the protein is encoded by the coding sequence ATGAAAAAAATATCAACCATACTTTTCCTTTTTTTTATCAGTTTAAATTTTGCACAGGTAAAATGGATGACCATTGAAGAAGCATTAGCTGCTCAAAAAATTCAGCCAAAAAAAATCCTGATTGACTTCTATGCAGACTGGTGCGGGCCATGCAAAATCATGGACAAAAAAACGTACGGACACGCTGTGATCTCAGACTTTTTAAATCAAAATTATTATCCTGTAAAATTTGATGCAGAAGATAAAAGAACCTTAGAAATATTTGGAAGAAGTTTTTCTAATGAGAATAAAGCACACAAAAAAGGAAGAAACTCACTACATGAATTTACACAGTTTATGAATGTAGGAGCAGTTCCGAGCACCGTATTTTTAGATGAAAACGGAGCACCGATTACCATTTTGCAAGGAGAACTTTCAGCAAAAGAATTAGAACCTTATCTTTCATTAATTTCAAACGACTTATATAAAAAAATAAAAACCCGTGAAGAGTGGGAAGATTATCAGAAAAAGTTTAAATCGAATATAAAGGATTAG
- a CDS encoding ribokinase produces the protein MNFSSTQPKIIVVGSCSLDLVLYTEKIPSSNETVMASHCDNYFGGKGANQAVGTARLGASVYFIGCVGLDPLGQQIMRNLVSENVNVGFVTETDKDSTGTAYVTSSDGDAAIVVVPAANKYLTTQNVEEADKYINGSDMVLLQLEIPMDVVEFTIKKAKNYGKLVGLYASPGRPLSNEVIENVDFIIAKSNELEIIFGEDQKEKVLKKYFNKVFIRDETNSTIYFDGTEMKYFRNEDENMVYKMGMGDAFTSGFSIALCHGNSIEECVKFGNEVSSKVSLGRGAQTALPKLSEILK, from the coding sequence ATGAATTTTTCTTCAACACAACCCAAAATCATTGTGGTTGGAAGTTGCTCACTAGATTTGGTTCTATATACCGAAAAAATACCATCATCCAATGAAACGGTGATGGCAAGTCATTGCGATAATTATTTTGGCGGAAAAGGCGCAAATCAGGCAGTTGGAACTGCGAGATTGGGTGCTAGTGTTTATTTCATCGGTTGTGTAGGCCTTGACCCGCTGGGACAGCAAATCATGAGAAATCTTGTCAGTGAAAACGTGAATGTTGGTTTTGTAACAGAAACAGACAAAGATTCTACAGGCACAGCTTACGTTACAAGCTCTGATGGAGATGCTGCGATTGTAGTCGTTCCGGCAGCAAATAAATATCTGACGACTCAGAATGTTGAAGAAGCCGATAAATATATCAACGGCTCAGACATGGTTCTTTTGCAATTGGAAATTCCGATGGATGTTGTAGAATTTACCATTAAGAAAGCAAAAAACTACGGTAAGTTAGTGGGTTTATATGCCTCTCCCGGAAGACCTTTAAGCAATGAAGTGATAGAAAATGTTGATTTTATTATAGCTAAAAGCAACGAGTTGGAAATCATTTTCGGTGAAGATCAAAAAGAGAAAGTCCTCAAAAAATATTTTAATAAAGTTTTTATTCGTGACGAAACCAATTCAACCATATATTTTGATGGTACAGAAATGAAATATTTCAGGAACGAAGACGAAAATATGGTCTACAAAATGGGAATGGGCGATGCATTTACATCGGGTTTTTCCATCGCACTATGTCATGGAAATTCAATTGAAGAATGTGTAAAATTCGGGAATGAGGTTTCATCAAAAGTTTCATTGGGGAGAGGTGCCCAGACAGCACTTCCAAAGCTTTCAGAAATATTGAAGTAA
- a CDS encoding peptide MFS transporter, giving the protein MDTAVQSKTKHPKGLWVLFGTEMWERFNFYGMRALLTLFMVNSLLIKEADAAIIYGGFLALCYLTPLLGGFIADKYIGNRNAILVGGSLMALGQLLLFFSASTFSSDLVSAKTLMWLALFIIIFGNGFFKPNISSMVGSLYPKQEKSKLDSAFTIFYMGINIGAFLGQFICPYLGDVKDSEGVRDIFAFKWGFLAASIAMLIGTVTFFILKNKYVVTPEGRPIGGLPKNNTTDDFEEGETQTAVFSGKNMGIAAVLFVALFFVFRYILVGEFGFSSVGMGQLIKGIIYPFIYAAGISLAFLIMSSAENKVERQRIWVIYIVSFFIIFFWAAFEQAGSSLTFIADNQTDRDIFGWNMPPSMVQIFNGLFVVALALPFSLLWDKLRAKGKEPVSPMKQAMGLALIALSYFIIAYNVKDLGNTGLLAIKWLMLLYLIQTMGELCLSPIGLSLVGKLAPKRFASLLYGVFFISNAAGYALAGSLGAIIPATGDKFVKAEKLGVNLQDVLDKKVTLTPEQVALFEKEQLPIANTTFAGVEIHNLFEFFMVFVVLCGIAAVILAILSPKLKKMMNGVS; this is encoded by the coding sequence ATGGATACAGCAGTTCAGTCGAAGACTAAACACCCTAAAGGTTTATGGGTTCTATTCGGAACAGAGATGTGGGAGCGTTTCAACTTTTACGGAATGAGAGCATTGCTTACTTTATTTATGGTAAACTCTCTCCTAATTAAAGAAGCAGATGCAGCAATTATTTACGGTGGTTTCTTGGCTTTATGTTATTTAACTCCCCTTTTAGGAGGTTTCATAGCAGATAAATACATTGGAAACAGAAATGCAATTTTGGTAGGCGGTAGTTTAATGGCTCTTGGGCAGTTGCTATTATTCTTTAGTGCTTCAACGTTTTCGTCTGATCTCGTAAGTGCAAAAACACTGATGTGGTTAGCTTTATTCATTATCATTTTCGGAAATGGTTTCTTTAAACCGAATATTTCTTCAATGGTAGGAAGCCTTTATCCAAAACAGGAAAAATCTAAATTAGATTCTGCTTTTACTATTTTCTACATGGGAATTAATATTGGTGCATTCTTAGGCCAGTTTATTTGTCCATATTTAGGAGATGTTAAAGATTCTGAAGGAGTTAGAGATATTTTCGCATTCAAATGGGGATTCTTAGCGGCTTCAATCGCAATGCTTATAGGTACGGTAACATTCTTTATTCTTAAAAATAAATATGTTGTAACACCTGAAGGAAGACCAATCGGTGGATTACCAAAGAATAATACAACTGATGATTTTGAAGAAGGAGAAACTCAGACAGCAGTATTTTCTGGTAAAAACATGGGAATTGCAGCAGTATTATTCGTTGCGCTTTTCTTTGTATTTAGATATATCTTAGTTGGAGAATTCGGATTCAGCTCTGTAGGAATGGGGCAATTGATTAAAGGTATCATTTATCCATTTATTTACGCAGCGGGAATTTCATTAGCATTTTTAATTATGAGTTCTGCTGAAAACAAAGTAGAAAGACAGAGAATTTGGGTAATTTATATCGTTTCATTCTTTATTATTTTCTTCTGGGCAGCTTTTGAGCAAGCAGGTTCATCATTAACATTTATTGCAGATAACCAAACTGACAGAGATATTTTTGGTTGGAATATGCCACCATCAATGGTTCAGATTTTCAACGGTTTATTTGTTGTAGCTTTAGCTTTACCTTTCAGTTTACTTTGGGATAAATTAAGAGCCAAAGGAAAAGAACCAGTTTCTCCAATGAAACAAGCAATGGGTCTTGCTTTAATTGCTTTAAGTTATTTTATCATTGCTTACAATGTAAAAGATCTAGGAAATACAGGTCTTTTAGCAATTAAATGGTTAATGTTATTATACTTAATCCAAACAATGGGTGAGCTTTGTTTATCTCCTATCGGATTATCGTTAGTTGGTAAATTAGCTCCTAAAAGATTTGCTTCTTTGTTATATGGAGTTTTCTTCATCTCAAATGCAGCTGGTTATGCTTTAGCAGGCTCATTAGGGGCAATTATTCCTGCAACAGGAGATAAATTTGTGAAAGCTGAAAAGTTAGGGGTAAACCTTCAGGACGTTTTAGATAAAAAAGTAACCCTTACTCCAGAGCAGGTTGCATTATTTGAAAAAGAACAATTACCTATTGCAAACACTACATTTGCAGGAGTAGAAATTCATAATTTATTTGAATTCTTTATGGTCTTTGTGGTCTTGTGTGGAATTGCAGCTGTAATTCTTGCCATTTTATCACCAAAATTAAAGAAGATGATGAATGGCGTAAGCTAA
- a CDS encoding serine aminopeptidase domain-containing protein, protein MEKLLLQTDDGIQLAAHLFKPEKSNHQLLLINSATGVKQQIYFSFAQFFASKGFTVITYDYRGIGLSKPQKMRNFNASMRIWGSKDYKTLTQFILNNFTHYKKFCLGHSVGALILGMNKDSEIFDEFFFVGTQNAFVGNLKWRTKIEAVLGFGIVQPVFTELFGYFPAHWFGLGESLPKNCAYDWRILILNRKSTNKLLLRTNDFSKDLNQKVFVIQAEDDAWLTEKGVKSLLNDTYPNLKPSYRLIKTSESKKGEIGHINFFRSYNKNLWEIILNEIQR, encoded by the coding sequence ATGGAAAAACTGCTTCTCCAAACTGATGATGGAATTCAACTTGCCGCCCATCTTTTTAAACCTGAAAAAAGCAATCATCAACTTTTATTGATTAATTCGGCGACCGGTGTGAAACAGCAGATTTATTTCTCATTTGCACAGTTTTTTGCTTCAAAAGGTTTTACCGTTATCACTTACGATTATAGAGGAATTGGTCTTTCAAAGCCTCAAAAGATGAGAAACTTTAATGCATCTATGAGAATTTGGGGAAGTAAAGATTACAAAACACTGACACAATTTATCCTTAATAATTTTACACATTATAAGAAATTTTGTCTGGGACATTCGGTTGGTGCTTTGATTCTCGGGATGAACAAAGACTCTGAAATATTTGACGAATTTTTCTTTGTCGGGACTCAAAATGCATTCGTCGGAAACCTAAAATGGCGGACGAAAATTGAAGCTGTTTTAGGATTCGGAATTGTTCAGCCTGTATTCACTGAACTATTCGGTTATTTTCCAGCGCATTGGTTTGGGTTAGGAGAAAGTCTGCCAAAAAATTGCGCTTATGACTGGAGAATCTTAATTTTGAACAGGAAATCCACCAATAAATTATTGCTTAGAACGAATGATTTTTCGAAAGATTTAAATCAAAAAGTTTTCGTCATTCAGGCTGAAGATGACGCTTGGTTAACTGAAAAAGGGGTGAAATCATTATTAAATGATACATATCCGAATTTAAAACCCTCTTACAGACTAATTAAAACTTCAGAATCTAAAAAAGGTGAAATAGGACACATCAATTTTTTTAGAAGCTATAATAAAAACCTTTGGGAAATTATTTTAAACGAAATTCAACGATAA
- a CDS encoding HD domain-containing protein translates to MNNIIQNTVKFVKEKLEGAEAGHDWFHIERVWKLSQKIAQTENCNFEVVELSALLHDIADPKFHNGDETLALKISREFLESQNVEEEIIQQVLFIIQNISFKNRGEVQKDLPIELKIVQDADRIDAIGAIGVARTFNFGGFKNNLMYHPDIEPKLNMSKDEYKKSDGTTINHFYEKLLLLKDLMNTEEGKKIAEERHQFMLSFLDQFYKEWNVD, encoded by the coding sequence ATGAACAACATCATACAAAACACAGTAAAATTCGTTAAAGAAAAACTAGAGGGTGCAGAAGCAGGGCACGATTGGTTTCATATCGAAAGAGTCTGGAAACTTTCCCAAAAAATCGCACAAACTGAAAACTGCAATTTTGAAGTTGTTGAACTTTCTGCTTTATTACACGATATTGCAGATCCGAAATTTCATAACGGTGACGAAACTTTAGCCTTAAAAATCTCAAGAGAGTTTCTTGAAAGCCAAAATGTAGAGGAGGAGATTATTCAGCAGGTTTTGTTTATCATTCAGAATATTTCTTTTAAAAATAGAGGAGAAGTTCAAAAAGATTTACCCATTGAACTTAAAATTGTACAAGATGCGGACCGTATTGATGCCATCGGAGCTATTGGTGTTGCGAGAACATTCAATTTCGGAGGTTTTAAAAATAACCTGATGTATCATCCTGATATTGAGCCAAAATTGAATATGTCAAAAGATGAATACAAAAAATCAGACGGTACGACCATTAATCATTTTTATGAAAAACTGTTGCTGTTAAAAGATTTGATGAATACTGAAGAAGGTAAAAAAATAGCCGAAGAAAGGCATCAATTTATGCTGAGTTTTCTCGACCAGTTTTATAAAGAGTGGAATGTTGATTAA
- a CDS encoding DUF4241 domain-containing protein: protein MTHLENIQKLFSKNFVESPLLESFDVGKIYLPTGKLVACDPLITNDMQAFINVFPKGDFSVLLHKERESNCVAYAEIVFTDAEITSWKLATTESQNIKDLAEGEVFGYPVESGMGCFMDVETQKSLNDLEQKLYHRKGDDFMGIYEEFFHEHFFDEKGAIDQYAFLKPSDELPGTIFGFETGYGEGFYASYVGYDKANAPVKIVTEFIEILVN, encoded by the coding sequence ATGACACACCTAGAAAACATACAAAAATTATTCTCAAAAAACTTCGTAGAAAGTCCGTTGCTTGAAAGTTTTGATGTGGGAAAAATATACCTTCCAACCGGAAAACTGGTTGCGTGCGACCCTTTGATTACCAATGATATGCAGGCTTTCATTAATGTTTTTCCTAAAGGTGATTTTTCCGTTTTACTTCATAAAGAAAGAGAAAGCAATTGTGTTGCTTATGCAGAAATTGTTTTTACTGATGCAGAAATTACATCATGGAAATTAGCCACAACCGAAAGTCAAAATATCAAAGATTTAGCAGAAGGTGAAGTTTTTGGTTATCCCGTAGAAAGCGGAATGGGCTGCTTTATGGATGTAGAGACGCAGAAAAGTCTTAATGATTTAGAACAAAAATTATATCATAGAAAAGGAGATGATTTTATGGGAATTTACGAAGAGTTTTTCCATGAGCATTTTTTTGACGAAAAAGGAGCAATCGATCAGTATGCTTTTCTAAAACCGTCTGACGAACTTCCAGGAACAATTTTTGGTTTTGAAACCGGCTACGGCGAAGGCTTTTACGCAAGTTATGTCGGTTATGATAAAGCAAATGCACCAGTGAAAATTGTAACTGAATTTATTGAAATTTTGGTAAATTAA